One region of Apus apus isolate bApuApu2 chromosome W, bApuApu2.pri.cur, whole genome shotgun sequence genomic DNA includes:
- the LOC127395164 gene encoding LOW QUALITY PROTEIN: zinc finger protein 366-like (The sequence of the model RefSeq protein was modified relative to this genomic sequence to represent the inferred CDS: inserted 1 base in 1 codon), producing the protein MGDFNLPDVCWKYNTAERGQSRRFLECMEDNFLLQLAWSHDVCNHGQWNKNIRSVKATKGIWPTQKKLNMMKNEEMSFNVDSTRASPFSCCLQPLSPVTKPHRITPFGEEFKPHISHFHCGHPPLGGIETFQGSLEGGSRKRKSMPTKMPPSIALEGSSSPDRPEDHNNISSSSRPLMFQHSAQPKYSSQMIDLCNVGFQFYRTLENFGAKPIKQEPVKSTRAWPSSSALIQAPYPYYPKVHPGLMFPFIVPPNFHFRNPFQMKRPPEPPFWRAEIRGSSENKHKVERVDVNLQIDDSYYVDMGGEQKRWQCPMCEKSYTSKYNLVTHILGHSGIKPHACTQCGKLFKQASHLHTHTLTHQGTRPHKCQVCHKAFTQTSHLKRHMMQHSDIKPYNCRICGRGFAYPSELKAHESKHKSGQENICVECGLDFSSLAQLKRHLTTHRGPIQYNCTECDKTFQYPSQLQNHMMKHKDIRPYICIECGMEFVQPHHLKQHSLTHKGVKEHKCGICGREFTLLANMKRHVLIHTNIRAYKCNLCFKSFVQKQTLKAHMIVHSDVKPFKCKLCGKEFNRMHNLMGHMHLHSDSKPFKCLYCPSKFTLKGNLTRHMKVKHSIMERGFHSQELGRRISLSQTNVLRSLKQEEPFDLSQKSQVKGISFHLDGKSPKGSSCQEEEEENCCETEHYTPRMYHDNNKLYVGQNMSGKPECMMKDGNEKEEMLSEGGQEKRIGNSDKQESQGETDLASNKEHLSFXTFEKARLGHSLSDYLYFKHMNKSWKELLGEKMEKQAMFIGIKMDILKQLENLNQIAFSMNCNLAKPGSLQ; encoded by the exons GCTTGGTCCCATGATGTGTGTAACCATGGACAGTGGAATAAAAACATACGCTCAGTGAAAGCAACCAAAG gaaTTTGgccaacacagaaaaaattaaatatgatgAAGAATGAAGAAATGAGTTTTAATGTGGACAGTACACGAgcctctcctttttcctgctgcctgcagccactgAGTCCTGTTACAAAGCCACACAGAATTACTCCATTTGGTGAAGAATTCAAACCACATATCTCACATTTCCACTGTGGCCACCCTCCTCTTGGAGGCATAGAAACTTTCCAGGGGTCCTTGGAAGGAGGGTCTCGGAAACGCAAGAGCATGCCAACAAAAATGCCTCCTTCTATTGCTCTTGAGGGTTCCTCATCACCAGACAGGCCTGAAGATCACAATAATATAAGCTCTTCCAGTCGTCCCTTGATGTTTCAACACTCAGCACAGCCCAAATACAGTTCCCAGATGATCGATCTCTGCAACGTTGGTTTTCAGTTCTACAGAACTCTGGAGAACTTTGGGGCCAAGCCCATTAAGCAAGAACCAGTGAAGTCTACAAGGGCATGGCCCAGTAGCTCAGCACTAATACAGGCTCCTTACCCTTATTATCCTAAAGTCCATCCTGGcttaatgtttccttttattgtGCCCCCCAACTTTCATTTCAGGAACCCCTTTCAAATGAAAAGGCCTCCAGAGCCACCCTTCTGGAGGGCTGAAATAAGAGGAAGTagtgaaaacaaacataaaGTGGAAAGAGTAGATGTCAACCTTCAGATAGATGACAGCTACTATGTTGATATGGGGGGTGAACAGAAACGCTGGCAATGTCCCATGTGTGAGAAGTCCTATACATCCAAGTACAATTTGGTGACCCATATCTTGGGGCACAGTGGCATTAAGCCACATGCTTGCACCCAATGTGGCAAACTTTTCAAGCAGGCAAGCCACTTGCACACACATACGTTGACACACCAGGGCACTAGGCCACATAAGTGCCAGGTGTGCCACAAGGCTTTCACTCAAACCAGTCACCTTAAGAGACACATGATGCAACACAGTGACATCAAGCCTTACAACTGCAGGATCTGTGGCAGAGGTTTTGCCTATCCCAGTGAGCTGAAAGCACATGAATCTAAGCACAAGAGTGGCCAAGAAAACATTTGTGTGGAGTGTGGTCTGGACTTCTCAAGCTTGGCCCAGCTGAAGAGACACTTAACAACCCATCGTGGCCCTATACAGTACAATTGCACTGAATGCGATAAGACTTTCCAGTACCCGAGTCAGCTGCAAAACCACATGATGAAGCACAAAGACATCCGTCCATATATCTGCATTGAATGCGGCATGGAGTTTGTGCAGCCTCACCATCTCAAACAACACTCCCTGACTCACAAG GGTGTGAAAGAGCACAAATGTGGAATTTGTGGCCGGGAATTTACTTTGCTGGCCAACATGAAGCGACATGTTCTGATTCATACCAATATCAGAGCCTATAAATGTAATCTGTGCTTCAAGAGCTTTGTGCAAAAGCAGACTCTCAAGGCCCACATGATTGTTCATTCTGATGTTAAACCCTTTAAATGCAAG CTGTGTGGAAAGGAATTTAACAGAATGCACAATTTAATGGGACACATGCACTTGCACTCAGACAGTAAGCCTTTCAAGTGCCTCTACTGTCCCAGCAAATTCACCTTAAAGGGGAACCTAACCAGGCACATGAAAGTCAAACACAGCATCATGGAAAGAGGATTTCATTCTCAAg AATTGGGAAGAAGAATTTCCCTGTCCCAGACAAATGTCTTGAGAAGTTTGAAACAGGAAGAACCCTTTGATCTTTCCCAGAAAAGCCAAGTGAAAGGAATCTCATTTCATTTGGATGGCAAGAGTCCCAAGGGAAGCTCATGtcaggaagaagaagaagaaaactgctgTGAGACAGAGCATTACACCCCTCGCATGTATCATGACAACAACAAGCTGTACGTAGGTCAAAATATGTCTGGCAAACCTGAGTGCATGATGAAGGACGGtaatgagaaggaagaaatgctaAGTGAGGGAGGACAGGAGAAGAGAATAGGAAATTCAGACAAACAGGAGAGTCAAGGAGAGACAGACCTTGCAAGCAACAAAGAACACTTAAGCT ATACCTTTGAAAAGGCCAGACTTGGCCATTCTCTCTCTGATTACTTGTATTTCAAACACATGAACAAAAGCTGGAAAGAattactgggggaaaaaatggaaaaacaagcaaTGTTTATAGGCATTAAAAtggacattttaaaacagctggaaaatttGAACCAGATAGCTTTTAGCATGAACTGTAATTTAGCAAAGCCTGGAAGTTTGCAGTAG